CCGACCGGGACGGGGTGGGCGTGGACCGCAGTGTGGCGTCCGGTACCGGGTTCGCGGGGCAGTACGGCAAGCGGTGGGCCGAGGTGTACGAGACGGTCGCGTCCTGTCCCGACGAGCTGCTGCTGTTCTTCCATCATGTGCCGTACGGGCAGGAGTTGAAGAGCGGCAAGACCGTGATCCAGCACATCTACGACACGCACTTCGAGGGCGTGGACGAGGTGGCGCAGGCGCGGCGGGTGTGGGACTCGCTGGCCGGGCTCGTCGATCCGGTGCGGCATGCGCGGGTGGCCGAGTTGTTCGAGGAGCAGCTGCGCGGTGCAGGTGAGTGGCGGGACCAGATCAACAGCTACTTCTTCCGGAAGTCGGGGGTCCCGGACGAGCGCGGGCGGATTATTCACTGACAGATCGTGTCCGGGGTGCTTATGATGCCGCCGATGAAGAACTTCTCCTCGTTTGGATTGGGGGACTCGTTCGCTACAGGTGAGTGCTGATGGCAGCCCACCTCGCGAACGGGATTCCGACCCGCCTGTTGATGTGGCAGCGCGTACGTGAGTACGCCGTGCCACTGTCCATGATCGAGACCTCGACGGCACGGCGTACCGCCGGTGACTGGGCGGGCGCCTGCGCCGCCGCCCGGGTCGACGTCGATCTCGATCTGCGCGCCGTACGTGATCGTCACGGCACTGAAGTCACTGCCCGGCTCCGGGCTGATCTGCGCCGGCTGGCGCCGGATCTGCTGCGCTGGCACATGCCCAGGATCGCCCCCGACGGGCGGCTCCGGCCGGGCATGACGCTCTCCCTGGCCCGTTACCGGGGTGACGCTCCGCTGCATCTGGTGGTGCGGACGCCGCCGGCCTGGGCGGACGCCGGGCAGCGGATGGCGCTCGCGCTGTGGGAGGAGTCCGGGGACAGCGACCCCGGGCACCATCCGCACCCGCACCCCGACCGGCGTTTCCGGCTCGATCTGCATCGGCACCTGTGGGACGTGGAGCGCAGTGGCGAGCTCGCCCGGCGCTGCGCCGACGACCCCGACTCGTCGTGGGCCAGGGCGCGTTGGGCCGCCGAGGCGGAGGTGATGTTCCGGGCCGACGGCCGGTCCCGGGGCGCCTTCACCGTGCGGCTCGATGCGCGCAGTCGTGCCGTGCTGGAACTCGTGGCGCCCGACGACAGTCACGCGCCGACGTTCCGGCCGGTGCGGGAGGAGCCGCCACCGCAGGAGGTCGCGGCGCTTCCGGTGCTGCCGGAGGCGGCGGCCCGGGTGCTTGTGGACCTGGAGCTGCTGCGGGCCGGGCTGGTCTCGGTCGAGGGGCTGCATCCGCTGGTCGGCGCCGCGTTGACGGCCCACGGCTCGGCGTCGCCGGCGACGGCACGTCCGGTCGCCGAAGTACGCGATCCGCACCGCGTGGAGTGCCGGGGCGAGGTCCATCGGATCGCGCTGCGGGACGGGGTGCTGACGGCGATCGACCACGAACCCGCCCAACTGCGCCGCGAGGACCTGCTGGTGGCGCTCGGCGGGCCACCGCTGCCCTGTCTGCGCGCGATCGACGCCGTGCACCGCAATCCGGAGGAGCTGCCCGCGGTCCGGGAGCGGCTCCGGCACGGTGACGTCGTCGGGGCGCTGACCGTGGTCGAGGGGCTGCTCGGCCCCGGTGCCGTGCTGCGGGACGGGCCGCTCCGGGAGGAGCTGGAGTCGGCCGCGGCCCGCCGCCTCGACCACGGCCTCTACCGGTCGGGCCTGGTCCCCGAGCACCCCGCCGCCGGTGCGGTGGGGAGTCCGGCGCGGCCCGAGGCGGGTCACCGCCCGCGGCTCGACCGCCGGACGCCTCATGAGATGCGCCGCAAACGGAACGGTCGGGCCCGCCCGCGCACCGGTCTGACCGTCTGACCCCGACTTCCCCTTTCCGGGCTCCCGTTCGGGACCCCCTCACACCCCTCAGGTGATGCCCATGACGTCCCATGCCCTGCTGCCCACGAACCCCCAGCTCGCCCTCGCCGACGACCTCCTGACGCTGCTCCGGACCACCGACACCGAGCCCCGCCCCGACGACCAGCTCGAAGCGCTCACCCTGGCCGTCGCGGCGGACCTGCCCGTGCTGCTGTGGGGCGAGCCGGGCATCGGCAAGACCGCGGCGCTGACGCAGCTCGCCGACTCGCTCGACCTGCCGCTGACGACCGTGATCGCCAGCGTCCACGAGCCGACCGACTTCTCCGGACTGCCCATCGTGGGCGAGGACCCCGCGGTGCAGGGGGTGCCGATGGCACCGCCGCAGTGGGCCGTCGAGCTGGTACGCGCCGGGCGGGGACTGCTCTTCCTCGACGAACTCTCCACCGCCACCCCGGCCGTGCAGGCCGCACTGCTGCGGGTCGTGCTGGAGCGCAGGGTCGGCGCGCTCCAACTGCCGCCGGGGGTAAGGATCGTGGCCGCCGCCAACCCGCGGGCGTCGGCGGCGGACGGGTGGGAGCTGAGCCCGCCGCTGGCCAACCGGTTCGTGCACCTGTACTGGGTGCACGACCGGGACGTGGTGGTGCGGGGGCTCGGCGGGGTGTGGCCCCGGGCCGAGCTGCCCCGGCTGGAGCCCGAGCGGCTGGCGGATGCGGTGGCGTTCGCCCGGCGCGCGGTCTGCGGCTTCCTGCACGCCCGGCCGACGCTGATCCACCGGCTGCCGAGCACGGAGACGCGGCGCGGCGGAGCCTGGCCCTCCCCGCGCAGCTGGGAGACGGCCCTGACGCTGCTCGCCTTCGCCACGGCGGCCTCCGTCTCCCAGGAGGTGCTGGCGCTCCTCGTGCGGGGCGCGGTGGGCGACGGGCCGGGCCTGGAACTGCTCGCCCATCTCGACCGGATGGACCTCCCGGACCCGGAGTCGCTGCTGGCCGACCCGCCCACCGCCGAGCTGCCGGAGCGCGGCGATCTGCGGCAGGCGGCGCTGGAGGCGGTGGTCGCGGCTGTCGGGGCACGGCCGGAACGGGACCGGTGGGAGGCGGGCTGGGCGGTGCTGGTGCGGGCGATGGAGACCGGAGCCCCGGATCTGCTGGTCGCCCCGGCCAAGGCGCTGGCCGCGCTGCGGCGCGACGACTGGGAGGTTCCGGCGACGGTGGAACGGCTGGCCAAGGTCGTCGGCATCGCCGCCCGGGCGGAACGGTCGGTGGAGCGGGCGGCGGCCGGGATCGGGGTGAGCCGATGACAAGGTCCGCGCCGCGCCCCGTACCGCGCCCCATGCCCCCGTCTCCCCCACCGCGCCCGGTGCGGGCCGCGCTGCCGCAACCGCCCAGCAGCCCGGACGCGGATGGCCAACTCCCCCTGGACATGGAGAAGTTGCTGGCCGCCCGGCTGCACGCCGTCAAGGTCCGCCCGTATCTCGCCGTGGCCCTCTTCGCGCTGCACATCGTCGAGGACCGGTCGGTGCCGACGATGGCGGTCGACGCGCACTGGCGCTGCTATGTCTCACCCGCCTTCGTGGCGCGCATGCCGGTGGAGGAGCTGGCGGGTGTCTGGGTGCACGAGGTGTCCCATCTCCTTAGGGACCACCACGGACGGGGCGAGCGCTATGCGCGGGAGAACGAGGAGTACGGCCCCGGGGAGCGGCTGCGGCGGAACATCGCGGCCGACTTCGAGATCAACGACGACATCTACGGTGACGGTCTGCCCCGGCCCACCGGGGCCGTTCTGCCCTCTCTGCTGGGGCTGAGCGACGGCCGGCTGATGGAGGAGTACCTGCGGACGTCGTCCATGTCCGGGCTCGCCGCCGACCTGGCCTGGGTGGACTGCGGCAGCGGCGCCGACGGACAGGCGCGGCCCTGGGAGCTGGGCGCCGAGGGGGCGAACGGGCTGACCCGGCAGCAGCGGGACGCGGTGCGCTTCCGGGTCGCCGAGGGGATCAAGGGCAAGCCGGGTGACACCCCGGACGGCTGGCGGCGCTGGGCGGACGAGACGTTCCATCCGCCGCAGCCGTGGCGGCAGTTGCTGGGCGCGGCGATCCGCGCGGCGGCCGGTGCGCCAGGGGTGGGCGAGAACCACACCTACCGGCGTCCCTCCCGGCGCTCGGCCGCCGTTCCCGGGGTGCTGCTGCCGAGTCTGCGCCGGACCCCGCCCCGGGTGTGCGTGGTGATCGACACCTCCGGGTCGGTGAGCGACGCCGAGCTGGGCAGTGCGCTGCTGGAGGTGGCGGCGATCGCGCGGGCCGTGGGCGGGCGGCGCGATCTGGTGTCGGTGATCTCCTGCGACGCGGCGGCGGGGCTCGCCGCCCCGCTCTGCCGCGCCGAGGACATCGAACTGATCGGCGGTGGCGGAACGGACCTGCGTTCCGGCTTCGCCCGGGCGCTGCGCTCCCGGCCTCGCCCGGACGTGGTCGTCGCCCTCACGGACGGCCAGACGCCCTGGCCGTCGGAGCCGCCGCCCTGCCGGACCGTCGTCGGGCTCTTCCCGCGTCCCACCCGTAACGGGAAGGAACGCGATCCGGACTACGTCCCCGACACGCCGCCGTCGTGGGCCCGTGTCGTCACCATCAACTGAGCGGACGCAGTACGGCGACGCCGAGCGGGTCGAGGGACAGGGGTTCGCCCTGCTCGATCCGCTTTCCGGTGAGGAGGTCGGTGGCGGTGGTGAGGGCGGTCAAGTGGGCCGGTTCCGGGGCGTGGTTGAGGACGAAGAGGAGGCGGGTGCCGTCGGGGGCGACGCGGGTGGCGGTCTCGACGGCGGGGTGGTCGGCGTACGGGCCGAGCAGGTCGTGGCGGGCGAGGATGCGGCGGATCACCTGGTCTACGCCGGGCTGGTCGAGGGCGGTGGCGACGTACCAGCCCTCGCCTTTCCCGAAGGCGTTGCGGGTCACCGCCGGGGTGCCCGCGTAGAAGTCGCTGCCGTACGTGGCGACCGGCTCGGCGCCGCGCGGCTGGACGATCTCGAAGACCAGGCGGGCCTCGGTCCCCAACTCCGGTATCGGCTGGGTCACTTCCGGTGGCCGGGCGTCCCACTCGTCGACGCGGACGCCCATGAGCGGGGCGAGCGGGCCGGGGACGTCGGCGAGGAAGGCCCGGTCGTGTGCGTCGGCGCGGCCGGAGAGGAAGGTCGTCAGGACGGTGCCGCCGCGTGCGGCGACGGCTTCGAGGCGGCCGGCGAGGTCGCCCTTGACCAGGTGGAGGACGGGGGCGAGGACCACGTCGTACGCGGTGAGGTCGGCGCTCTGCGGTACGACGTCCACGTCGGCGCCGGCCTCGCGGGCGGCCCGGTAGTAGGCGTGCACGACCTCCTGGTACTTCACCAGCCGGGAGGGGCCGTCGGAGATCTCCAGGGCCCACCAGCTGTCCCAGTCGAAGAGGAGGGCGGTGCGGGCGGGGGTGCGGGCGCCCAGGGTCGCGTCGCCGAGGAGATGCAACTCCCGCCCCAGGTCGGCCACTTCGCGGAAGACGCGGGTGTCGTCGCGTCCGGCGTGGCCGATGACCGCCCCGTGGTACTTCTCGCAGGCCCCGCGGGAGGCGCGCAGCTGGAAGTAGAGGGCGGCGTCGGCGCCGTGGGCGAGGGCCTGGAAGGTGGCGAGGCGAAGCTCCCCCGGCCTGCGCAGGGGGTTCACGTCCCGGCAGGCCGTGGTCGACGGGGTCTGTTCCATCACCCAGAAGGGGGCGCCGTCCTTGAGGCCGCGCATCAGGTCGTGGGCCAGGGCGGGCCAGGTCGGCGGGGCGTCGAGGGGCGGGTAGCTGTCCCAGGACGCGAAGTCGAGGTGGGGTGCCCAGCGGTGGTAGTCGAGGGGGCGAAACATGCCCATGAAGTTGGTGGTGACGGGGGTCTCGGGGTCGTGGCTGCGGATCGCCTCCTTCTCGGCGAGGAAGCAGCCGAGCAGCGCGTCGGTGGTGAAGCGGAAGTAGTCGAGGGTGATGCCCTGGAAGGCGGTGTGGTCGGGGCCCCGCCAGTGCTCGGTGAGGGCGCTCGGCGGCTCGCTCTCGGCCCAGTCGGTGTAGCGGTGGGACCAGAAGGTCGTCCACCAGGCGTCGTTGAGGGCGTCGAGGGTGCCGTACTGGTCGCGGAGCCAGTTGCGGAAGGCGTCCGCGCACAGCCCGCAGTAACAGACGCCGCCGTACTCGTTGTTGATGTGCCAGGCGAGCAACGCCGGGTGGTCGGCGTAGCGTTCGGCGAGGTGTCCGGACATCGCGGTGGAGAGCCTGCGGTACGCCGGTGAGCTGGGGCAGAAGTTGTGCCGCTGGCCGTAGCGGTGCCGGCGGCCCTCGAAGTCGGTGCGGTTGACCTCGGGGTACTTCCTGGCGAGCCAGGGCGGGAGGGCGGCGGTGCCGGTGGCCAGGCAGACCTGGCGGCCCTCGGCGGCGGCACGGTCGAGGATACGGTCGAGGACCGTGAAGTCGTAGGTCTCCTCGGCGGGTTGGGTGAGGGACCAGGAGAAGACGCCGACGGTGAGGGTGTCGATGCCGGCCTGGCCGAAGAGGCGGTGGTCCTCGTCCCAGACGTCCTGCGGCCACTGTTCGGGGTTGTAGTCGCCGCCGTACGGAATCCTGCCGGTCATGCGGTGAAGTCCCTCTCGGTCTCGGCGATCACCGCACGGCTGCCGTGCAACAGGGACAGCAGCAGCGGGGCTGCCAGCAGGGCGGGCAGGGCCTCGGTCAGCAGGGCGGTCCCCGCGGCGGTCAGGACGAGCAGCGAGGCGGCCGCGAGGGTGGCACGGCCGTGCCGGAACAGGAAGTACGCGGCGAGCCGGGCGGTGTCGCGGGTGCGGAAGCTGAACAGGGAGGTCAGGACGAGTGCGTGGGCGCCCCACAGGAGGGAGCCGAGGCCGACCGCCCCGAGCAGTACCGCCCACCAGCCGGGCAGCCCGGTTGCGGAGAAGTGGGTGAGCGTGAAGGCGATGACCGTGAGCCAGGCCAGCAGCGGCGCCCACAGCCGCAGCGCCGGAAGCGCGTTGAGACGCCAGCCGCGCCGGTAGGCGCGGGCCGGGTGGAGGTCGGTGAGGTCGCGGTCGCGGTGGTGGAGGGCGTAGAGGGCGGCGGAGGCGGCGGGGCCGAGCGGGAGGAGGCATACGGCGGCCAGAGGGAGGTTCGACGGGTCGGCGCCCAGCAGGAGGAGGCCGGCGAGACCCGGGCTCGCGGCGGCCAGCAGGAGGGCGCCGACCGTGAGGAGGGTGTGGATGAGGGCGACGGCGCGGGAGAGGGAACCGCCGCCGAAGGAGACGGCGGGTGCGCTCATCGTGGGTCCCTTCGTGGGTCCCGTCCTGGATCCCTGCGCGGTTCCCTGCGTGGATCCCTTCCTGGATCCCTTCGTGGGGTCATCGTGGCTCCCTGCCGAGCAGTCGGCGTTCGTCCGTCCAGGGCGGTGCCTCCTCCACGACCCCGCTGACCTCGACGAGTGTCACCTCATGGCGGCTCAGCGTCAGATCCAGCTCCACCCGGCCGTCCGCCACCGGCAGCCGCAGATGCCGTCGCGCGGGTTCGGCCGCCTCATGGAGTACGCCGAGCTGGGCCGGCCGGGGTGAGCGGGGGCTGCCCATCCGCTGCCAGGCCGTGCGGGCGTTGCCGTACTCCTCGTCCACACTGGACCGTCGTACGAACGCCTCCCCCGCGGCCTCCAGCGGCACGGACAGGCGCACCCGGTGCTGGGACGGCCCCGGCGTCTCCCCGCTCGCGTCGACCGGCGCCCAAGCGAGGACGGTGACCCGGCCATCGGGGTGCCGGGTGACCAGGTGGTCGTCGCCGCGCCCCAGCAGCTGCTCCCCCATCCGCGCCATGAACGCGTACAGGTGGTACGTCGGCTTCTTCACCTGTCGGTGGGTGAGCAGTCCGAAGCCGCCGTGGAAGAGGGCGGTCGGCGGACCGGCCTCCTCGAACATGTCGCTGAAGGTCCAGTAGGAGAAGGAGTCGACGTGGTCGCCGCCGTGCGCGAGGACGGGTGCGAGGTAGGCGGCGTTGAAGGCGGTGTCGTGGACGGGGTTGTCGGGGCAGTAGGAGGAGTTGAACTCCGTGATGTGGACAGGGAGTTCGGCCAGCGCGGTGCCCTTCAGGAGGTCCCGAGGGGTGGCGAACTGGTCGAGGAGGTGCTGGGCCGGTTCCAGCGTCTGGTAGGAGCCGAAGGGCACGTGCTGGGCCGGGCCCGAGGTGTAGGCGTGCTTCGACACGAAGTCGACGGGCACGTCACGGCGTGCGACGAACTCGGCGAACCGGCCCAGCCATTCGTCCGAGCCGGGCGAGATCGCCGGGCCGCCGACCTGGAGGGAGGCATCCACCTCCTTCACCGCGGACGCCGTCACCTCGTACAGCTTGTGATACTCCTGTTCGTCCGCGTTCTCCCAGAAGTCCGCCAGGTTGGGCTCGTTCCACACCTCGATGGGCCAGGTGCGCACCTCGTCCAGGCCGTAGCGGTCGACGAGGTGGGCGACGGTCGCGCGGACCAGGTCCGCCCACTCCTGGTACGACCGGGGCGGGGTGACATGGCCCCGCCACCAGAAGACCGTCTGCTTCCCGGACGCCAACTCCTCGGGCATGAAGCCGAGTTCGACGAAGGGCCGGATACCGAGGTCGAGGTAGGCGTCGACGATCTGGTCGAGGTAGGTGAAGGAGTGGTGGACGCGCCGGGTGCCCTCCCATTCGTACGGGCGGTGGACCGCCATGCCGTCGCTCAGCAGGCCGTGCCCTCGGATGTACCGGAAGCCGATGTCGTCCTGGAGGAGCTTCAGGGAGTCCTGGTAGTCGCGGCGCAGGGCGAGTTCGATACGGCCGGTGCCGACACAGTGGCGCCAGGCCTCGGAGAGCCGTCCGATCGGCTCGGCGGGGACGCGGATCACCCGTTCTCCTTCTTGAACCGGTCGTACGCCTTGTTGTGCAGGTCGAGGAGCTGCTGCATGTTCTTCGCCTTCAACTCGGTGATGTAGTCGTCCCATTCGGACATCGGGCGCTTGCCGAGGACGAACTTGAGGGTGTTCTGGATGGCGTGGTCCTTGAGGGGCGTGTCGAGGAGCGTCGCCTGTTCCTGCTCCACGGACTGGAGGGGGTGGGCGGGGTCGATGGGCGTCTGTTCGCGCTGGGACATCGCGTCCTGGAACTTCTTCTCGTCCGGGCTGAAGTTGGAGGAGACCAGCTCCCAGCTGCCGCCGTAGGTGAAGACACCGTTGAAGAAGCCGAAGTCCTTCTGGAGGTCCTTCGGGGCGTCCGGGTCGGAGCCCATCAGGGTGATGCCGGGCTCCAGCTTGTAGGCGCCGCCGGACTCGGTGTAAGTGACGCCCTTGACTCCCCATTTGCACAGTTTCTGGCCCTCGTCCGAGTACCAGAGCCAGTCCACGAACTGCATCATCGCGACGAAGCTGTCACTCTTGAGCGCCTTGCTGGAGACCATGATCCCGTTCTCCAGCCGGACCCCGCCGAGGACGATCGGCCCGGCCGGTCCGAGCGGCACCGGGACCATCTCGATCTTCGCGCCCCTGACCTGATTCTCCAGGTTGTAGCGGTAGTTCTGGACCAGCTCCTGCGGGTTGGCGCTGATGACGTACGACTTCTCGGCCAGCAGCTTCTGTATCGCCTGGTCGTCCTGCTGGGTGAAGCTCTCCGGGTCGAGCAGCTTCTCGGCGACGATCTTTCTCAAGTACTCGATCATCGCCCGGTAGTTGTCCTGGGCGGCGGTGAACACGAACTTCTGGGACGTGGTGTCGAAGCTGATGTTGTCGTACGTCCAGCCCGCCTTCACCCCGTAGGCCTGGCCGAGGTAGCTGAACAACGCCCCGCAGGGGAACGGGGTGTTGATGCTCCAGCGGTCGGTCCACGGGTACTTGTCGGGGTACTCGGACCTGAGCGCCTTCAGGACGGTGTACACCTCGTCCCAGCTGGTGGGCAGGGTCAGGCCGAGCTTGTCGAGGACGTCCGTGCGGAAGGAGAGGGAGTAGCCGGCCTTGGGCTTCTCGTGCAGGCCGGGCAGCAGGTAGTACTTGCCGTCGGACTGGCGTATGGAGTCGAGCTCGGGTTCGAGCTTCCACCGCTTCACCTTGTCCCGGTAGTTGGGCATCAGGTGCACGTACTCGCTGACCGGGAGGATCGCCCCCGAGGAGACGAAGGCGACCTCGCCCGGGTGGTACGTCTTGGGGATCAGGAAGGGGGCGTCGCCCGCGCCGATGAGGACGCTGCGCTTCTTCTCGTAGTCGGCGAGCGGGATGTCGACGGGCTTCAGGGTGATGCCGGTGCGCTTGGTGACCTCCTTCCAGAACAGCCAGCTGCTCTTGTAGGGGTAGACCGGGTTGTTGTTGTGCAGCATCGAGAAGGACAGCGGCTTGGCGGCCTTGAACTGCTGTCCGGCGCGGTACTCCTTCATCGCGCCGTTCTGCTTCTTGGAGAGGTCCTTGCCGTCGCCGCCGTCGTCGCCGCTGCCGCAGCCGGTGAGGGTGGCGAGACCGATGAAGCCGGCGGCGGCCAGGATCTGACGCCGCGACAGCTCTCCTGCGTTCTTCACGGGAACTCCCTTGTTCCGTAAGCCGATGGGTGGGCTGTCAGCCCTTGACCGCGCCGAGCATCACGCCCGAGACGAAGTAGCGCTGGACGAACGGGTACACGCAGAGGATCGGCAGCGAGGTGAGCACGATGGTCACCGCCTGGATGTTCGCGCCGACCTGGCTGAGCTGCTCGGTGCCGGCGCCCGCGTTGGAGCCGCCGGTGGCGCCCAGGATCATGTTCCGCAGATAGACGGTGACCGGCATCAGGTCCGAGCTGTCCATGTAGAGGAACGCGCTGAACCAGGAGTTCCAGAAGGACACCGAGTAGAAGAGGACCATCGTCGCGACGACCGCCTTGGACAGCGGCAGCACGATCCTGAGCAGGGTGCCGTAGGTGCTCAGCCCGTCGATCTGCGCGGCCTCCTCCAGCTCGACCGGCAGACTCTCGAAGAAGGCCTTCATCACCAGCAGGTTGAAGACGCTGATCGCGTTGGGCAGGGCGATCGCCCACACGCTGTTCTTCAGGCCGAGGGTGGTGATCAGCACGTAGTTGGGGATCAGACCGCCGGTGAAGAACATGGTGAACACCGCGATACCGATGAGCGCGGTACGGCCCTTGAGGTGCCTCTTCGACAGGACGTACGCGTAACAGGTCGTCAGGATCATGGCGACGGCGGTGGAGACGACCGTGTAGAACACGGTGTTGCCGTAGTTGCGCCAGAACATCGAGTCCTGGAACACGATCTTGTACGTGGTGAGGTTGAACCCCTTGGGCCACAGCGTCACGTCACCGGCGCGGATCTGGCGCTCCCCGCTGAAGGACCGGGCGATGATGTTGACGAAGGGGTAGAGGGTCACGACCACGACGAGGCTGAGGATCACCCCGTTGACGCCCTGGAACACCCGGTAGGAACGGCTCGGCTTCACCACAGGCTGGTCCCCACTGTGCGGCGCGAGAGCTGGTTGGCGGACGTGATCAGGACCAGGCCGATGACCGCCTCGAACAGGCCGATGGCGGCGGCGTAGCTGAAGCTGTTGGACTCGACGCCGGTCCGGTAGACGTACGTGGAGATCACGTCGGAGGTCTGGTAGGTCAGCGGGTTGTAGAGCAGCAGGACCTTCTCGAAGCCGACCGCCATGAACGTGCCGATGTTGAGGATCAGCAGCGTGACCATGGTGGGGCGGATGCCGGGCAGGGTGACGTGCCAGGTCTGCCGCCAGCGGCCGGCGCCGTCGATGCGGGCGGCCTCGTACAGGTCCTCGTCGATGGTGGTGAGCGCGGCGAGGTAGAGGATCGTGCCCCAGCCGGCGGTCTGCCAGATCTCGGAGCCGACGTAGATCGTGCGGAACCACTCGGGTTCCTGGATGAACCGGATCTCGTCGTGGCCGAGCCAGCCCAGGACGTGGTTGACCGGGCCGTCGGTGGCCAGGATCTGCATGGTGATGCCCGCGACGATCACGATCGACAGGAAGTGCGGCAGATACGACACCGACTGCACGAACCGCTTCAGGGCCCGTCTGCGCACCTCGTTCAGCAGCAGGGCCAGCACGATCGGGATCGGGAAGCAGAAGACGAGGGTCAGTCCGCCGAGCCACAGCGTGTTCCGGAAGACCTGCCAGAAGGTCGGGTCGCTGAGGAACATCTCGACATAGCGCAGTCCGACCCACTGCTCGCCGAACATCGAGCCGCCCGGTTCGAAGCGCCGGAAGGCGATCACATTGCCGAGCATCGGCAGATAGCGGAAGACCACGAAGAACAGCAGCGGCAGCAGTGCCAGCGAGTACAGCTGCCAGTCGCGGCGCAGCGCCCGCCGCCAGGTGACGCGGACGGAGGGCTTCGGCGGTGGAGCGGGTGCGGGTGGGTCCTGGACGCCGGGCGGAGAGGCCGACTTGGTGGACGTGCTCATGCTCGGTCCTCTCAGGAGGGGCGGAGCTGAACCGAAAGTTTCGAGGTCTTACCGGTAACTTCGCGGCAACTTAAGGGCAGTCAGAAAGCGCTGTCAATGGGTGTAGCAGCGGCCTTTTGAGGTGTGGGTGGAGAGTTGAAGTCGCTTGCGCCCGGGGTAGAACGGGGATGCCAGACGCAGTGAACTCCGCAAGTTTCCCTCTGTCGTCCGACTCCTGCGAGGTGCCCCGTGCCCGCGTTCGACCTGCCGCTGACGGAACTCGTGCACCACCGTCCGCTGCCCGAAGAGCCCGCCGACTTCGACGAGTTCTGGCGCGCCACCCTCAAGGACGCCGCCCAGACGGACCCGTTGGTGAGCGTGCGTCCGGTGGAGACCGGGCTACGGCTGACGGAGACCTGGGACGTGACCTTCCGGGGCTTCGCGGGCGACCCGGTACGCGCCTGGTTCTCCCGCCCCGCCGGGGTGTCGCGACCGCTCCCCGCGGTCGTCGAGTACGCGGGCTACGGCCGTGGCCGCGGCCTCCCGCACGAGCGCCTGACCTGGGTGAACGCCGGTTATGCCGTGCTGCTCATGGACAACCGCGGCCAGGGCGACCAGTACGGCTGCGGCGGCGACACCCCCGACCCGCACGCCCAGGCGCCCGGCGGCCCCGGCCCCATGACCCGCGGTCTGCTCGACCCCCGTGACTATCACTACCGCCGCCTCATCACCGACGCCGTCCGCGCGGTCA
This DNA window, taken from Streptomyces sp. NBC_00663, encodes the following:
- a CDS encoding ABC transporter permease, with product MSTSTKSASPPGVQDPPAPAPPPKPSVRVTWRRALRRDWQLYSLALLPLLFFVVFRYLPMLGNVIAFRRFEPGGSMFGEQWVGLRYVEMFLSDPTFWQVFRNTLWLGGLTLVFCFPIPIVLALLLNEVRRRALKRFVQSVSYLPHFLSIVIVAGITMQILATDGPVNHVLGWLGHDEIRFIQEPEWFRTIYVGSEIWQTAGWGTILYLAALTTIDEDLYEAARIDGAGRWRQTWHVTLPGIRPTMVTLLILNIGTFMAVGFEKVLLLYNPLTYQTSDVISTYVYRTGVESNSFSYAAAIGLFEAVIGLVLITSANQLSRRTVGTSLW
- a CDS encoding acetylxylan esterase; translation: MPAFDLPLTELVHHRPLPEEPADFDEFWRATLKDAAQTDPLVSVRPVETGLRLTETWDVTFRGFAGDPVRAWFSRPAGVSRPLPAVVEYAGYGRGRGLPHERLTWVNAGYAVLLMDNRGQGDQYGCGGDTPDPHAQAPGGPGPMTRGLLDPRDYHYRRLITDAVRAVTAVRALPGVDGSRTVAAGNSQGGGLALAVAGLVPDLAAALVTAPLLCGVRRALDLTDAHPYGEIGTYLSVHRGAAEAAYRTLSYVEGISFARRAHAPAHFGVGLRDTVCPPSGAYAAFNRYAELSGTAPRTEIHAYPYNGHEGGDAVQVRRQLDWLAGLFSGSPA
- a CDS encoding carbohydrate ABC transporter permease is translated as MVKPSRSYRVFQGVNGVILSLVVVVTLYPFVNIIARSFSGERQIRAGDVTLWPKGFNLTTYKIVFQDSMFWRNYGNTVFYTVVSTAVAMILTTCYAYVLSKRHLKGRTALIGIAVFTMFFTGGLIPNYVLITTLGLKNSVWAIALPNAISVFNLLVMKAFFESLPVELEEAAQIDGLSTYGTLLRIVLPLSKAVVATMVLFYSVSFWNSWFSAFLYMDSSDLMPVTVYLRNMILGATGGSNAGAGTEQLSQVGANIQAVTIVLTSLPILCVYPFVQRYFVSGVMLGAVKG